One segment of Triticum aestivum cultivar Chinese Spring chromosome 2A, IWGSC CS RefSeq v2.1, whole genome shotgun sequence DNA contains the following:
- the LOC123185020 gene encoding protein PELPK1-like, whose protein sequence is MATKNSAVFLLGLLSCVAMSSAARILEETISKEEHQPEVPSLPKVELPPFPEVHLPPKPELPKVELPPLPEVHLPSKPELPKVELPLKPELPKVELPTFPEVHLPPKPKLPKMELSTFPEVHLPPKPEMPTVPGFHLPEPEAKP, encoded by the coding sequence ATGGCTACGAAAAACTCTgctgtcttcctcctcgggcttCTCTCTTGCgttgccatgagcagcgcggcgaGAATTCTAGAAGAGACCATTTCTAAGGAGGAGCACCAGCCCGAGGTGCCATCGCTTCCCAAAGTAGAACTGCCACCGTTCCCGGAAGTGCATCTGCCACCTAAGCCTGAGCTTCCCAAGGTGGAGCTGCCGCCGCTCCCGGAGGTGCACTTGCCATCTAAGCCTGAGTTGCCCAAGGTGGAGCTGCCACTTAAGCCGGAGCTGCCCAAGGTGGAGCTGCCAACGTTCCCGGAGGTTCACCTGCCACCCAAGCCGAAGCTGCCCAAGATGGAGCTGTCAACGTTCCCAGAGGTTCACCTGCCACCCAAGCCGGAGATGCCCACTGTTCCCGGGTTCCACCTCCCGGAGCCGGAGGCCAAGCCATGA
- the LOC123185021 gene encoding protein PELPK1, with amino-acid sequence MASRNTAAFLVGLLLSCVPMSSAARILEEETAPSKGEEHLPELPMLPKVELPPFPEVHLPPKPELPKVELRSFPEVHLPSKPELPTFPEVHLPAKPELPKVELPPKPEMPTIPEFHFPEPEAKP; translated from the coding sequence ATGGCTTCGAGAAACACTGCTGCATTCCTTGTCGGGCTGCTCCTCTCGTGCGTCCCCATGAGCAGCGCGGCAAGAATTCTGGAGGAGGAGACAGCTCCGTCCAAAGGCGAAGAGCACCTGCCGGAGCTACCAATGCTTCCCAAGGTTGAGCTGCCACCATTCCCGGAGGTACATCTGCCACCGAAGCCCGAGCTGCCCAAGGTAGAGCTGCGGTCGTTCCCTGAGGTGCACCTGCCATCAAAGCCCGAGCTGCCAACGTTCCCGGAGGTGCACCTTCCAGCCAAGCCGGAGCTGCCTAAGGTGGAGCTGCCGCCAAAGCCAGAGATGCCCACCATCCCGGAGTTCCACTTCCCGGAGCCGGAGGCTAAGCCATGA